A genomic stretch from Falco naumanni isolate bFalNau1 chromosome 4, bFalNau1.pat, whole genome shotgun sequence includes:
- the INSIG1 gene encoding insulin-induced gene 1 protein, whose amino-acid sequence MPRLESCTWSCSCTARGRHKTQLGDTAAGLAAKVGEMLSSSVPSPSLALVGHGAHSPSTTSASSSTTTTTLNLSQHLVQRSVVLFVVGAFMALVLNLLQIQRNVTLFPDEVISTLFSSAWWVPPCCGTAAAVVGLLYPCIDSHLGEPHKFKREWASVMRCIAVFVGINHASAKLDFANNIQLSLTLAALSLGLWWTFDRSRSGLGLGITIAFVATLITQFLVYNGVYQYTSPDFLYIRSWLPCIFFSGGVTVGNIGRQLAMGIPEKPHND is encoded by the exons ATGcccaggctggagagctgcaccTGGAGCTGTTCCTGCACTGCCAGGGGAAGGCACAAAACCCAGCTGGGGGACACGGCTGCTGGGCTGGCCGCCAAGGTGGGCGAGATGCTGAGTTCCTCCGTACCGAGCCCTTCGCTGGCATTGGTGGGTCACGGAGCACACAGCCCCAGTAccaccagtgccagcagcagcaccaccaccaccaccttgaACTTGAGTCAACACCTGGTGCAGAGGAGTGTGGTCCTCTTCGTTGTCGGTGCTTTCATGGCCCTGGTGCTGAACTTGCTGCAGATCCAGAGGAATGTGACTCTGTTCCCCGACGAAGTCATTTCTACTCTCTTCTCCTCAGCCTGGTGGGTGCCCCCATGCTGCGGGACAGCAGCAG CTGTTGTTGGCCTGCTGTATCCCTGCATTGACAGCCACCTTGGGGAACCACACAAATTCAAGAGAGAATGGGCCAGCGTAATGCGATGTATAGCAGTTTTCGTTGGCATTAACCATGCAAGTGCT AAACTAGATTTTGCAAACAACATCCAGCTGTCCCTGACTCTAGCAGCCTTGTCACTGGGTCTGTGGTGGACATTTGATCGTTCAAGAAGTGGTCTCGGACTTGGAATTACAATAGCCTTTGTAGCAACTCTGATAACCCAGTTTCTTGTATATAATGGTGTTTATCA GTATACATCCCCAGATTTTCTTTACATTCGTTCTTGGCTTCCGTGTATATTTTTCTCAGGAGGTGTGACTGTAGGAAACATAGGACGCCAACTGGCTATG